CGAGGTCAACCGTTCGGCACGGTGAACTCCGGATCCTTGCGGGGGTCGGGGCTCTCCGCCCCGCCGCCGGGATGGCCGGTGCCGGTCGCCGGTCCTGGTCAGGCGCCCGGGACGGCGGCGTAGGCTCGGCCGGGTGAGTACTGCGGAGCCGATGCCGGGACAGACCCTGCGACCGGGTACGGCGGCGGCGGTCGCCGAGCCGACCAACGTGCTGCTGCCGGGCCACGACGTACCGCTGGGCCGGTACACCACGGTGCGTCGCCTGCTGCCGCAGCGACAGCTCCGTACCGTCGGCGCCTGGTGTTTCGTCGACCACTTCGGTCCGGACAACGTCGCCAACCGTCCCGGAATGGGCATCGGTCCTCATCCACACACCGGACTACAGACCGTCACCTGGCTGGTGCACGGCGAGATCCGGCACCTGGACAGTCTCGGTAGCGACCAGCTCATCCGGCCCGGTCAGCTCAACGTGATGACGTCCGGGCACGGGATCGCGCACTCGGAGTACTCGCCACCCGACCATCCGCCCACTCTGCACGGGTTGCAGCTCTGGGTGGCGCTGCCCGACGCCGCCCGTTCGGACCCGCCGGGCTTCGCCCACCACCCGGACCTGCCGGTGCTGGCCGAGCCGAACCACTCGGTGACCGTACTGGTCGGGGAGTTCGGTGGGGTCCGGTCCCCGGCGGTGGTGCACTCGCCGCTGCTCGGCGCGCAGCTCTGGCTACCGGACGGCGGCGAGGCCCGGCTGCCGCTGGAAGCCGGATTCGAGCACGGGGTGCTGGTGATGTCCGGAGCCGCCGAGGTCGCCGACGTCGTGCTGAGCCCGGGCTCGCTGCTCTACCTCGGGATCGGCCGTCGGGAGCTGACGGTCCGGGCCGCCGGTCCGACCCGGCTGATGCTGCTCGGCGGCGAGCCGTTCGACGAGTCGCTGGTGATGTGGTGGAACTTCGTCGGACGGTCGCACGAGGAGATCACCGAGGCGCGGGCGGACTGGATGGCCGGCGGTGCCCGGTTCGGCCGGGTGCGGGGCGACGACGCGGATCCGCTGCCGGCGCCGGAGATGCCGACGACCCGGCTGAAGAGTCGCGATCGGCACGGCCGCACCGTCGGCTGAGCATCGGCCGCACCGTCGGTTGAGTGTCGGCCCGGCGAAACCTCCGGAGCCGGACAGCTTTGGTCCGACCCGTCGCGGGTAGTCGCCCGGCATGGCGACTACTGCGACGACGAGCGTCGAGGAGCGCAAGCGGCTCGTCCGCCGGCTGGTGGGGCGGAGCCGGGGCTTCGCCGAGGAGTACGGACTCCAGGTGACCAACAACCCGGCGAGCCTCTTCCAGGTGCTCTGCCTGTCGATCCTGTTGCGGCGGAGCCCGGACGTCCGCCGGGCGGTGGAGCCGGTGTTGGCGCTGCGGAGCCAGGGGTGGGGAAGTCCGGCCCGGATGGCCCGGTCCCAACCGGAGGCACGGGCCGGGTTGCTCCGCGACCACGGCCGGCGCGGTGACGCGGACCGGCTCGCCGACACCCTGGGTGACCTCGCGGTGGCGCTCGTCGAGCGTTACCAGGGCGATCTGCGACGCCTGCGGGCCGGGGCCCGGTACGCGCCGGCCCGGGAGCGGACCATGCTCCGCGAACTACCCGGAGTGGACGCCGAGGTCGTCGAGCTGTTCCTGCGTGAGGTCCAGGCGTTGTGGTCGGAGACACCGCCGGTCGCCGACCGGGACGCCCTGATCGCGGCGCGGAAGCTCGGTCTCGGACGGACGGCAGCCGACCTGGCGGTACTCGCCGGTGGTGGGGAATCCGAGAAACTGGCCTGGTTGGTGGGTGCCCTGGCCAGGATCGAAGTGGAGAACACATACGACGAAATCGCCCGTTGAGTGGCGAAACAGCGTGCTT
The nucleotide sequence above comes from Plantactinospora soyae. Encoded proteins:
- a CDS encoding pirin family protein codes for the protein MSTAEPMPGQTLRPGTAAAVAEPTNVLLPGHDVPLGRYTTVRRLLPQRQLRTVGAWCFVDHFGPDNVANRPGMGIGPHPHTGLQTVTWLVHGEIRHLDSLGSDQLIRPGQLNVMTSGHGIAHSEYSPPDHPPTLHGLQLWVALPDAARSDPPGFAHHPDLPVLAEPNHSVTVLVGEFGGVRSPAVVHSPLLGAQLWLPDGGEARLPLEAGFEHGVLVMSGAAEVADVVLSPGSLLYLGIGRRELTVRAAGPTRLMLLGGEPFDESLVMWWNFVGRSHEEITEARADWMAGGARFGRVRGDDADPLPAPEMPTTRLKSRDRHGRTVG